The Thermodesulfobacteriota bacterium nucleotide sequence GCTACCGGGGCCGTCCTGTTCTCTTTCGGAGAAGATTTTCCCACGGTTCTCGCCGGACGGATCCTGATCGGGGCCGGGATGGCCCCCATGCTGATGGGCGCCTTTAAGGCCTTTACGCTTCACTTTCCCCCGAACCAGTTCGCCACCCTGGTGGGGATGATCTCAGCGGTGGGCACCCTCGGAAATATCTTTGCCGCCTCGCCCCTGGCCTATTTCACCTCGGCCATTGGATGGAGGAAGACCTTCTTCTTGACGGGATTGGTAACGCTTCTTCTGGGGTTTCTGATCTTCTGGGCCCTGAGGACGAAAAACGGGGAAGGGGGGGCTCCGTCTGCCCCTGAGGAAACCGGGATGAGCGTTTGGCAATCGATACGCCTCATCCTTCGTTCCCTTGCCTTCTGGCAATTGGGGGTTTTAGCCTTTTTCCGATACGGGACGTTCGTCAGCCTCCAGGGGTTGTGGCTGGGACCTTATCTGATCTCCATCAAGGGGTTTTCACCGCTTGAGGCCGGCAACCTGATCATCCTGCTGGCCATCGGGATCATCGCCGGGAGTCCCATCGGCGGCCGTCTTTCGGATCGTTATCTCCGATCCCGCAAAGGGGTCGCCTTAACCGGGTTGAGCCTCTACTGCCTGAGCCTTCTCCCCCTCAGCGGATTTTGGAAGATCGACCATCCTATTCTGTTCGGTCTGATCCTCTTTTCGATCGGTTTTTTCCATGGCTTCGGAATGTTGATCTACGCCCATGCGAAAGATCTCTTTCCCATCACCATCTCGGGAACGGTGATGACCTATATCAACTTCTTCACCATGGCAGGGGCCGCCCT carries:
- a CDS encoding MFS transporter, with translation MAYPTGFRRFLLFLVLSSLFVLSQFYRVSNAVIAPNLIQDLRLNAEMLGLLGGAFFYAFTLLQIPMGPMLDRIGPRWIMSASCMIGATGAVLFSFGEDFPTVLAGRILIGAGMAPMLMGAFKAFTLHFPPNQFATLVGMISAVGTLGNIFAASPLAYFTSAIGWRKTFFLTGLVTLLLGFLIFWALRTKNGEGGAPSAPEETGMSVWQSIRLILRSLAFWQLGVLAFFRYGTFVSLQGLWLGPYLISIKGFSPLEAGNLIILLAIGIIAGSPIGGRLSDRYLRSRKGVALTGLSLYCLSLLPLSGFWKIDHPILFGLILFSIGFFHGFGMLIYAHAKDLFPITISGTVMTYINFFTMAGAALFMPFLGRVIEAFPKTGDSYPAEAYHLAFFICFLGMTSSVLFYAFSKGRR